The following is a genomic window from Capsicum annuum cultivar UCD-10X-F1 unplaced genomic scaffold, UCD10Xv1.1 ctg60817, whole genome shotgun sequence.
GGATGATAGTTTCATTGCTATACCTCACAGCAGGCAAGCCTGATATTGTGTTCAATGTAGGATTATGTACCAGATTTCAAGCAAATCCTAAAGAGTCTCATCTAAAATCTGTACAAAAGATTTTTAGATATCTCAAAGGAACCAGTGATCTTAGTTTATGGTACCCAAAAGGTAGTAATTTCAACTTGATTGGATATTTTGATGCTGATTATGCAGGATATTTGGTTGACAGGAAAAGCACCATAGGCATGAAACACTTTCTTGAatcatgtttgattacctggtccacaaagaagcaaaattcagtggCCCTGTctactgctgaagctgaatatgttgctGTAG
Proteins encoded in this region:
- the LOC124893516 gene encoding secreted RxLR effector protein 161-like is translated as PDVEQKIYRGMIVSLLYLTAGKPDIVFNVGLCTRFQANPKESHLKSVQKIFRYLKGTSDLSLWYPKGSNFNLIGYFDADYAGYLVDRKSTIGMKHFLESCLITWSTKKQNSVALSTAEAEYVAVGSCCAQLLWIKQQLMDFGIDVGCVPIFCDNTSAINIAKNLAEVEVAQAALDAAQAAYEDEKGSFKLKLLPSLPL